A single window of Gossypium arboreum isolate Shixiya-1 chromosome 13, ASM2569848v2, whole genome shotgun sequence DNA harbors:
- the LOC108461478 gene encoding pentatricopeptide repeat-containing protein At3g05340, translating to MKSQWIFTSLIPQIPSCFSSILSPFKTPKLYQFPSSNLPKLVLNHLDLSLLLSLSGKQGFFLLGSSIHASFIKNPENLYPIEDFKDSNNAIVVWNSLLGMYSRCGTLTDLTKLFDEMPIRDTISWNTMVSGFLRNGKFDEGFSYFKQMRKSGICWFDQATLTTILSACDRVEFYHIVKMMHRLVFSNGYEKEISVGNSLITSYFRCGCLSSGRQVFDEMFERNVITWTAMISGLVQNELYEESLELFNQMRSGPVCPNSLTYLSSLMACSGLQALTGGRQIHSLLWKLGIQSEVCIESSLMDMYSKCGQVTDAWKIFESAQDLDEVSMTVILMGLAQNGFEEEAKRFFMKMFESGIEIDPNMLSAVLGVFSEDTSLSLGKQIHSLSIKRNFGFNSYVNNGLINMYSKCGDLEESAKVFSRMSQRNSISWNSMIAAFARHGDDCRALQLYEEMRSDGIAPTDVTFLSLLHACSHVGLVEKGMELLKSMTDVYGIIPRAEHYACVVDMLGRAGLLNEAKTFIQGLPVKVDVLVWQALLGTCSIRGDSKIGKYAANQLILETPESPVPYVSMANIYSSRGKWKERARTIKRMKEIGVSKEIGISWIETEKKVHSFVVQDRMHPQAELMYGILEELLKLMLEEGYVPGNVTPTECQT from the coding sequence ATGAAATCCCAATGGATTTTCACATCACTAATTCCCCAAATTCCTTCATGTTTCTCTTCTATCCTCTCCCCATTCAAAACCCCAAAACTCTACCAATTCCCATCTTCAAATCTCCCCAAACTTGTTCTCAACCATTTGGACTTAAGCCTCCTTTTATCCCTCTCTGGGAAACAAGGATTCTTCCTTCTGGGTTCCTCTATCCACGCTTCCTTCATCAAAAACCCTGAAAATCTTTACCCAATTGAAGATTTTAAGGATTCCAATAATGCTATTGTTGTTTGGAATTCTCTCCTCGGAATGTACTCAAGATGTGGCACTTTAACTGATTTGACCAAGCTGTTTGATGAAATGCCAATCAGAGATACCATTTCGTGGAACACGATGGTGTCTGGGTTTTTAAGGAATGGGAAGTTTGATGAGGGCTTCTCATACTTCAAACAAATGAGAAAATCTGGTATTTGTTGGTTTGATCAAGCGACTTTGACTACTATTTTATCAGCTTGCGACAGAGTAGAGTTTTATCATATCGTTAAGATGATGCATAGATTAGTATTTTCGAACGGGTATGAAAAAGAAATTAGTGTAGGGAATTCTTTGATTACTTCATATTTTAGATGTGGATGTTTGAGTTCGGGGAGGCAGGTTTTTGATGAGATGTTTGAAAGGAATGTTATTACTTGGACAGCTATGATCTCCGGCTTGGTGCAAAATGAACTGTATGAAGAAAGCTTGGAATTGTTTAATCAAATGCGTTCGGGGCCTGTGTGTCCAAATTCTTTAACTTATTTAAGCTCATTGATGGCATGTTCTGGTTTGCAAGCACTAACGGGAGGGCGtcaaattcatagtcttttaTGGAAGTTAGGGATCCAGTCCGAAGTCTGCATCGAGAGTTCACTAATGGACATGTATTCTAaatgtgggcaagtgactgatgcatggaaaatttttgaaTCTGCACAAGATCTTGATGAGGTTTCGATGACGGTAATCCTTATGGGTTTGGCACAAAATGGGTTCGAGGAAGAAGCTAAAAGGTTTTTTATGAAAATGTTCGAGTCAGGTATTGAAATTGATCCTAATATGTTGTCAGCAGTTTTAGGGGTATTCAGTGAGGATACTTCATTGAGTTTGGGTAAGCAGATTCATTCATTAAgcattaaaagaaattttggttTCAACTCTTATGTTAATAATGGGCTTATCAACATGTATTCCAAATGTGGAGATTTAGAGGAGTCAGCCAAAGTCTTCAGTCGAATGTCTCAAAGGAACTCAATTTCGTGGAACTCTATGATTGCAGCTTTTGCTCGTCATGGGGATGACTGTAGAGCACTACAATTATACGAGGAAATGAGATCAGATGGAATAGCACCAACCGACGTTACATTCCTCTCTTTGCTTCATGCTTGTAGCCATGTGGGCTTAGTCGAAAAGGGTATGGAACTCTTGAAGTCGATGACTGATGTTTATGGAATTATTCCCAGGGCAGAACACTATGCTTGTGTTGTTGACATGTTAGGCCGGGCAGGGCTCCTCAATGAAGCTAAGACATTCATTCAGGGATTGCCTGTTAAAGTTGACGTGCTTGTTTGGCAAGCATTGCTTGGTACCTGTAGCATTCGTGGTGATTCTAAAATAGGGAAATATGCAGCTAATCAGCTGATTTTGGAAACACCTGAAAGCCCAGTGCCATATGTATCAATGGCAAACATATATTCTTCTCGAGGAAAGTGGAAAGAACGAGCAAGGACCATTAAGAGAATGAAGGAAATCGGGGTGTCGAAAGAAATTGGTATAAGTTGGATAGAGACTGAAAAGAAAGTCCACAGCTTTGTTGTGCAAGATAGAATGCATCCACAAGCAGAGCTTATGTATGGGATTCTGGAAGAGCTATTGAAACTCATGTTGGAAGAAGGCTATGTACCAGGGAATGTTACTCCGACTGAGTGTCAGACATAG